The DNA region CTACAAAGAACTCTTCAAAAAGGAAGATATAAACGATCACCCTTGCTCCTTAGGGATGACTTGTTCGGCTAAAAGCTCCAATTGTTCCCACAGGTTTAGCATCTAACAATGGAGCCCTGCATCGGACCGCCGATCGTTACTTTTCTGTCACCATCGGAATCCGGCTTAAGCCTCTACACTGCCAGGTGCCCCATTCTTCTTGTCGCTCCCATGAGGACTACTATCATGATTAAAGGAAAGAAGATTTTGGGAGGAAGAAACAGTGAAACTTCGAATCTGGTTCGTTCTCGGCCTTGCATCCCCCTGTTTCTCTCGCAAGAAAGGCCGCAGTCTGGACCTCCCCGGGGATATGGGCCAAGGATGGGCGACAGCAAAAACTTTGCAGTAAGCGATTCCAGTCTAGACCATATACGGAATGTTTGAACCATGAGTGGGATAGGCATACATCAGATCTTTCAAATCGTCAGAACGAAGATCAAACCGGATTGCCAGGGCAAACAGGTTGATCAATTCATCGGTATGATTTCCCAGCAAATGAGCACCAAGAATCCGACCCGAATTCTTCTCCACTAAAACCTTGTAGGCGGAATGTTTCTCATTGACACGGCGAGACGAATACCATCCGGCAGTGTCTGCCTGTTTGACTTCAAAGTCCAAGTCTTGTTTCCGGGCCTCATCCTCTTGCAAGCCGACCGACGCCAGAGGCGGTATGGTGAATACGACGGAAGATACTCCCGTATAATCCAGTGTCGCATGATTCCCTTTTAGCATGTTCTCGGCTGCAATTTTACTTTCCCTGCCCGCAACCGGAGTCAAGGGAGGTCCGCTATTGGCACAGTCACCGGTTGCATAAACAACCGGATTGGAAACGCTCTGGAAAAACTCGTTTACAATAACGCCGCGAGGATCGTAACGAACACCTGCTGCTTGCAGGTCGAGAGAATCAATATTCGGAACACGCCCACCGCCATGTACGACAAGGTCAGTTTCGAATTTACGCTTGTGGCCTTTGATTGATGTGGCCACGATCAGACCTGATGTGATAGATTCAATCCCTTCAACTTGCGTATCCAGTTGTACATCAATACCCACTTCGCGAGAAGCCGACACCAGGCGATCGACAAGATCAGGATCAAATCGGACAAGAGGGCGGGGACCACGGTGGAGGATCGTTGGTTTTACACCGGCTCTTGCCACGATATGAGCAAACTCAAACGAAATGTAGCCGCCACCGATAAACACAATCCGGGCGGGCAACTTCTCCAATTCTAAAAAATCATCGCTCACTGTCACAAGCTCTTCGCCGGGGAAATGGAGAGGCGCGGGCCTGGCGCCCGTCGCGACCAAGATGTGACGAGCTTTCAAAGTTTCGGCGCCAACCTGAACGGTCGTGGCATCGACAAAACGCGCTGGACCATGAAACGCAGCGATGCCTGCTCTGGTAAAACTCTGTTCGCGGTTCTCCGGTACCGAATCGGTAAAAGTCCGTTTGAATCGCATGAGATCCTGCCATTGAAGGCGCAATTCGGAAGATGAGCTGCCATAGTCCTGCATCCGGCGCAGCCAGTCCATGATGTCCGCAACACCAACAAGGACCTTTTTGGGATCGCACCCGCGCAAAGCGCAGGTGCCGCCAAACGGCCTTGAATCAATGACTGCTACCTCCCACCCGGCCCGCCTGCATTGATGGGCCGCCACTGATCCGGCCCCGCCCGTGCCCAAAACAACAAGATCAAACTGTCTGTTCATAATTCTCCTTCCGTCTCTCTGATTTTCATGAAAGTCTTCTGTAATTAGATGCGGTTCTGAATTAAGAATTGTCGAAGCTATTCCAGCTCAAAAGACACGAATCTCAGTTGGCCGAAACGTTCTACCTGAAGAACTACCGGATGACTTGTTTGCAACCCCTCCAGAATGGTACGGAGCTGTTCCACATTCTTTACTGACTCTCCGTTGATGGAATGGATTACATCACCTGACTGTAGTTCTTCGGCGAAGTACGGCGCATCGGCGGCCTTTGCCGCAACTACGATTCCAGAACCTTCCCGCAAAGAGGGAAGCAGTTGCATTGTTCGTTCATTCAGGTCAATTGCAAAAATACCAAGAGCCGGGACAAGGTTGTTTTCAGGACTGATCATTGCGGTAAGACGTTCGGAATCATCGGGACGCTCCACGACCGGGACCTGAAAAGACATTCTTTCGGAACCACGCAGCACTTCGAGTGTCACGATTTCACCGAACGCTCGCCGGTAGAGATTCACATCGAATTGACGTCCGTTTTCGAGCACTTTACCGTCTAATTCCAATATTAGATCTCCCACTCTGAGCCCAACCATACTTGCAGGGCTATGGGGAGTTACGTCCGCAACAACTACACCCCAATCGCGAAACAAGTGGAGACCGTATGCCAGAGTAGGGGTAGCGGTTTGAACAAATACTCCAATTTCGCCACGCTGGACGCGGCCGGTCTTAAGGATCTGTTCGAAAACATTCCGGACGATGTTACTGGGGGCGGCAAATCCGACTCCTTCGTTTCCGCCTGATTGACTCAGGATGGCTGTATTGATTCCAACAACTTGACCGGCCATGTTGATGAGTGGTCCACCGCTGTTTCCCGGATTGATGGAAGCATCGGTCTGAACATAGATCATGGGGCCTTCCGGCACGAGCTGTCGTCCGACAGCACTCACTACTCCCATGGTGACGGAGTTTTCCAATCCAAGTGGGCTGCCAAAAGCCAGCACCAGTTGACCCGCTTTCAACGAATCCGAATCGCCAAGCGGCAAGAAAGGGAACCCGATCCCTTCAATCTTCAAAACTGCCAGATCCGTCTCTTGATCCACTCCTACGATTGTCGCAAGCACCAATTTCCCTTTTGCTTTCACAATGGAAAGCCCGGGGCATTGATTTTCGGAAAACGCAGCGGCCAGTACCTGAATACGGCGTGCTCCCTGCACGACATGTGCATTCGTTACGATATGACCAAGGTTATCGAGAATTACACCCGAACCGCTGATGCGCTGTCTTGTCAGTAAACTTGCACTTCGTGAGCCATCCGGGGAGTCGAAGTCATATCCTGTAACAAAAATTTGTACCACTGCCGGACTGACTTTTTCGGCTAGAAGCTCCAGAGACCCGCTAAGCTCCATTAAGGATGGAACTGCCTTTTGCTGCGGTAGCGCCTGAACTGAATGTGACCAAGACGTGTGGACGCTTAGAAAGACAAAGAGAAAACAAATGAAGATTGCGTGAAACGACGCCCTCTGCTGTCTGTGGTTGTGAGAATATTCCATAAGACTTCCTCTTATTTTCTGTCCCTGGGATACCGGTTGAAAGTTCCGCAAGGCAATTAATCTTCTAATGTATTAGTTCCAGAGGAGATTCCCTTGTATTCGAATTGTGTAAGCCACAATACATCTGCCGGAAAGGAAGGACTGCCGGCAATAGTTCTCACCGGTTTAGCATCTAATAATGATTCGGAGACAAAAATGAAAAGTCGAATCGCACGTCTTATCCTTATTTACAACGCCGATTCAGGCAAATGGAATACTCTCGTAGACATCGCCAGGAAGCTTCTTTCGATTGATGAATGTGATCTTTGCTCGATTACTTATGGAGCGCTTGGTGAAAAGCGGGAGTGGAAGGACTGCAAGGAGGAACTTGCCCTACGAGTCGATACTTTCCATCGAGATGAGATTCGCGGCACCAGTCTCGAACAATTTTCAACTTCACTTCCTTCCGTGATTGCGGAAACCGAGGAGGGCAAGATGGCGTTGTTGTTGTCAAATGAGGAACTCGCGACATGCCACGGAAGCCCGTCCGACTTGAAGGGGAAAATCCTTCAATCTGCGGCAGAAAAAGACCTGGAGTTTCCGCAGGAATGATATGGTGGAAACAGCTTTATGAACTCGGGTTTAAAAAAGGTTGTCCTGATAATCGCTGATATCAGCGGTTACACTCGTTACATGCTTGCCAACAGAAGAGACCTGGAGCACGGTCAAAGTGTAATCACAGAACTAATCAAAACGATCATCAAGGAAGTCGAAATCCCGTTGGAGGTCTCGAAATTGGAAGGAGACGCCGTATTCATGTACGCAATCGAAGGCGAAGCGTGGAATCGGGAAAAGAAGCTGATCGGCGATCGGCTCCCCAGGTTCTTTCATGCTTTTCGGGCGAGACTCGATGAGCTGAAGGGATCGACTGATTGCATCTGCGGAGCATGCGCAAATATTGATAAGCTGCGATTGAAGCTGATTGTCCATGCTGGTGAAGCTATCTTTTACGAAAT from bacterium includes:
- a CDS encoding NAD(P)/FAD-dependent oxidoreductase; its protein translation is MNRQFDLVVLGTGGAGSVAAHQCRRAGWEVAVIDSRPFGGTCALRGCDPKKVLVGVADIMDWLRRMQDYGSSSSELRLQWQDLMRFKRTFTDSVPENREQSFTRAGIAAFHGPARFVDATTVQVGAETLKARHILVATGARPAPLHFPGEELVTVSDDFLELEKLPARIVFIGGGYISFEFAHIVARAGVKPTILHRGPRPLVRFDPDLVDRLVSASREVGIDVQLDTQVEGIESITSGLIVATSIKGHKRKFETDLVVHGGGRVPNIDSLDLQAAGVRYDPRGVIVNEFFQSVSNPVVYATGDCANSGPPLTPVAGRESKIAAENMLKGNHATLDYTGVSSVVFTIPPLASVGLQEDEARKQDLDFEVKQADTAGWYSSRRVNEKHSAYKVLVEKNSGRILGAHLLGNHTDELINLFALAIRFDLRSDDLKDLMYAYPTHGSNIPYMV
- a CDS encoding trypsin-like peptidase domain-containing protein — protein: MEYSHNHRQQRASFHAIFICFLFVFLSVHTSWSHSVQALPQQKAVPSLMELSGSLELLAEKVSPAVVQIFVTGYDFDSPDGSRSASLLTRQRISGSGVILDNLGHIVTNAHVVQGARRIQVLAAAFSENQCPGLSIVKAKGKLVLATIVGVDQETDLAVLKIEGIGFPFLPLGDSDSLKAGQLVLAFGSPLGLENSVTMGVVSAVGRQLVPEGPMIYVQTDASINPGNSGGPLINMAGQVVGINTAILSQSGGNEGVGFAAPSNIVRNVFEQILKTGRVQRGEIGVFVQTATPTLAYGLHLFRDWGVVVADVTPHSPASMVGLRVGDLILELDGKVLENGRQFDVNLYRRAFGEIVTLEVLRGSERMSFQVPVVERPDDSERLTAMISPENNLVPALGIFAIDLNERTMQLLPSLREGSGIVVAAKAADAPYFAEELQSGDVIHSINGESVKNVEQLRTILEGLQTSHPVVLQVERFGQLRFVSFELE
- a CDS encoding DUF2652 domain-containing protein, with product MNSGLKKVVLIIADISGYTRYMLANRRDLEHGQSVITELIKTIIKEVEIPLEVSKLEGDAVFMYAIEGEAWNREKKLIGDRLPRFFHAFRARLDELKGSTDCICGACANIDKLRLKLIVHAGEAIFYEIAGFTELSGVDVIIVHRLLKNSVSSNQYILITEQALDELEVPSELVVYPNYEEYPEIGRIKTYVHFPSM